In Rodentibacter haemolyticus, the DNA window AAATCCAACTCATCGTGAATCACCAGAATTTCTTCCGGCTTAATGCGATAAAATCCGGCTAATGCCGCCACCGATTTACCGCTTAAATTCATAAATGTTGTCGGTACGAGCAAACGTACTTCGTTACCGTTTATTAAAGTGCGGGCGGTTTTGCCGAAGAATTTATTTTCAGGGGTTAATGAAACATTAAAACGGCGCGCTAAACGCTCGATCAACCATTCTCCGGCATTATGACGCGTTTCCGCATATTTATCGCCGGGATTGCCTAAGCCTACGATGAGTTTAATTTTTGACATAGTGCATAATGATGTTAAAAATAGTGGCGCATTGTAGCGAAAAAGCGATAAATTCTCAATCTATAACGCCAAAACCAATACACCGGATAAAATCAATAAACTTCCTATCACTAATTTCAAACTTAACGGCTCGCCTAAAATGACAACCCCTAAAATAATGGCGATAACAACGCTGAGTTTATCAATGGGAGCAACCCAAGAGGCCGGGGCGAGTTGCAGCGCACGATAATAACAAAGCCAGGATAATCCCGTGGCTATGCCCGATAAAATCAAAAAGGTAAAGGGTTTTGCGGCGATATGTTGAGGCAGTTGCCATTCGTTTCGGGCGGAAAGAATGCCCGCGGTAACCAATAAAATCACGATAGTGCGAATAAATGTAGCAAGATTACTGTTCATTCCTTCCACGCCGAGTTTACCTAAAATTGCCGTAAGACCTGCGAAAAAGGCCGAGCCTATGGCGAAAAGTACCCAATTCATTATGTTTCCTTATTTTTAAATTTAATTCACTATCGTTA includes these proteins:
- the pth gene encoding aminoacyl-tRNA hydrolase, with the translated sequence MSKIKLIVGLGNPGDKYAETRHNAGEWLIERLARRFNVSLTPENKFFGKTARTLINGNEVRLLVPTTFMNLSGKSVAALAGFYRIKPEEILVIHDELDLPPGTAKLKQGGGHGGHNGLKDIVAQLGNNNNFYRLRLGIGHPGHRDLVAGYVLNKPSPTDREALEKALDEAANCVELIFKDGMVKATNRLNGFKI
- a CDS encoding EamA family transporter; translation: MNWVLFAIGSAFFAGLTAILGKLGVEGMNSNLATFIRTIVILLVTAGILSARNEWQLPQHIAAKPFTFLILSGIATGLSWLCYYRALQLAPASWVAPIDKLSVVIAIILGVVILGEPLSLKLVIGSLLILSGVLVLAL